The following coding sequences are from one Zalophus californianus isolate mZalCal1 chromosome 15, mZalCal1.pri.v2, whole genome shotgun sequence window:
- the LOC113917290 gene encoding alpha-enolase-like, which produces MSILKIHAREIFDSRGNPTVEVDLYTSKGLFRAAVPSGASTGIYEALELRDNDKTRYMGKGVSKAVEHINKTIAPALISKKLNVVEQEKIDRLMIEMDGTENKSKFGANAILGVSLAVCKAGAVEKGVPLYRHIADLAGNAEVILPVPAFNVINGGSHAGNKLAMQEFMILPVGAANFREAMRIGAEVYHNLKNVIKEKYGKDATNVGDEGGFAPNILENKEALELLKNAIGKAGYTEKVVIGMDVAASEFFRSGKYDLDFKSPDDPSRYITPDELASLYKSFIKDYPVVSIEDPFDQDDWEAWQKFTATAGIQVVGDDLTVTNPKRISKAVGEKSCNCLLLKVNQIGSVTESLQACKLAQSNGWGVMVSHRSGETEDTFIADLVVGLCTGQIKTGAPCRSERLAKYNQILRIEEELGSKAKFAGRNFRNPLAK; this is translated from the coding sequence ATGTCTATTCTCAAGATCCACGCCAGAGAGATTTTTGACTCTCGTGGGAATCCCACCGTTGAAGTTGACCTCTACACCTCCAAAGGTCTCTTCAGAGCTGCTGTGCCCAGTGGTGCCTCAACTGGTATCTACGAGGCCCTTGAGCTCCGGGACAATGACAAGACCCGCTACATGGGGAAAGGTGTCTCAAAGGCTGTTGAGCACATCAATAAAACTATTGCACCTGCCCTGATTAGCAAGAAACTGAACGTCGTGGAGCAGGAGAAGATTGATAGACTGATGATCGAGATGGATGGGacagaaaataaatctaaatttggTGCAAACGCCATCCTGGGTGTGTCCCTGGCTGTCTGCAAGGCGGGGGCCGTGGAAAAGGGGGTGCCCCTGTACCGGCACATTGCTGACTTGGCTGGCAATGCTGAAGTCATCCTGCCGGTTCCGGCTTTCAACGTCATCAACGGTGGTTCTCATGCTGGCAACAAGCTGGCCATGCAGGAGTTCATGATCCTGCCCGTTGGTGCAGCCAACTTCAGGGAAGCCATGCGCATTGGAGCCGAGGTTTACCACAACCTGAAGAATGTCATCAAGGAGAAATACGGAAAAGATGCCACCAATGTGGGGGATGAAGGTGGCTTTGCGCCTAACATCCTGGAGAACAAAGAAGCTCTGGAGCTCCTAAAGAACGCCATTGGGAAAGCCGGCTACACCGAGAAGGTGGTCATCGGCATGGACGTAGCTGCTTCTGAGTTCTTCAGGTCGGGCAAGTATGACCTGGACTTCAAGTCCCCCGATGACCCGAGCAGGTACATCACGCCTGATGAGCTGGCCAGCCTGTACAAGTCCTTCATCAAGGACTACCCAGTGGTGTCTATCGAGGACCCCTTCGACCAGGATGACTGGGAAGCTTGGCAGAAGTTCACTGCCACCGCCGGCATCCAGGTGGTGGGGGATGATCTCACCGTGACCAACCCGAAACGGATCTCCAAGGCCGTGGGCGAGAAATCGTGCAACTGCCTCCTGCTGAAAGTGAACCAGATCGGCTCCGTGACCGAGTCTCTCCAGGCGTGCAAGCTGGCCCAGTCCAATGGCTGGGGCGTCATGGTGTCGCATCGCTCTGGGGAGACCGAAGATACCTTCATCGCTGACCTGGTGGTGGGACTTTGCACCGGGCAGATCAAGACAGGGGCACCTTGCCGATCTGAGCGCTTGGCCAAGTACAACCAGATCCTCAGAATTGAAGAGGAACTGGGTAGCAAGGCTAAGTTCGCTGGCAGAAACTTCAGAAACCCCCTGGCCAAGTAA